From a region of the Paraburkholderia hospita genome:
- a CDS encoding ABC transporter ATP-binding protein, which translates to MQKKTDPVIEVRGLCKRVKDATGELTILDNIDLSIQASSRVAIVGASGSGKSTLLGLLAGLDSATSGSVRLLGRELTELDEDGRAALRNGSVGFVFQSFQLMPHLTALENVTLPLELQGELSAREIHARARTLLTQVGLGERMRHYPKLLSGGEQQRVALARAFATHPAILFADEPTGSLDAATGHAVIDLMFEMNRANGATLVLVTHDVELARRCDTTVTIEAGRLI; encoded by the coding sequence ATGCAAAAGAAAACCGATCCAGTCATCGAAGTGCGGGGTTTATGCAAGAGGGTTAAGGATGCGACGGGTGAGCTGACGATCCTCGACAACATCGACCTGTCGATTCAGGCAAGCAGCCGCGTGGCGATCGTCGGCGCGTCGGGCTCCGGCAAGTCTACGCTGCTCGGACTGCTTGCCGGATTGGACAGCGCGACCTCGGGGTCGGTTCGTCTGCTCGGCCGCGAACTGACGGAACTCGATGAAGACGGCCGCGCCGCGCTGCGCAATGGTTCCGTCGGCTTTGTGTTTCAGTCCTTCCAGTTGATGCCGCATCTGACCGCGCTCGAAAACGTCACGCTGCCGCTCGAGCTGCAGGGCGAGCTGTCGGCGCGCGAGATTCACGCGCGCGCGCGGACGCTGTTGACGCAGGTTGGCCTCGGCGAGCGCATGCGGCATTACCCGAAGCTGCTGTCGGGCGGTGAGCAGCAGCGCGTGGCGCTTGCCCGCGCGTTCGCCACGCATCCCGCCATCCTGTTCGCCGACGAGCCGACGGGTAGCCTCGATGCCGCTACGGGACATGCCGTCATTGATCTGATGTTCGAGATGAATCGCGCGAACGGTGCGACGCTGGTGCTGGTTACGCATGACGTGGAGCTTGCGCGCCGCTGCGATACGACAGTGACGATCGAAGCAGGGCGCCTGATCTGA
- a CDS encoding NAD(P)H-hydrate dehydratase yields MTDTSLPFLHDVLVKPYDRPFPLLSVAELRALEKNAEATLPAHTLMGRAGRAGARFLLERIELDGTTNPHQPVWLVAGPGNNGGDALVVAAGLHRAGITVEVCMPVEVKPDDARWALAEARAAGVPISNAVPDSFDDYSWVVDGMFGIGLARPLDGVFASIAGRLSARAKTRGRVLALDVPSGLDSDTGNVVEGGAAVRATHTVTFIGAKPGLYMASGRDLAGDVTVAPIGLEWPDEPQVRLNGPALFIPHFPPRDYSTHKGTFGSMAVVGGDTGMCGAPILAARAALYAGAGKVHVAFLGAGSPPYDPPHPELMLHPLDELPLAEMDALSIGCGMGKRERAVSVLRDVLPLDVPKLLDADALNLIADHADLAAAVKQRGESANDPCVLTPHPLEAARLLGTDAKSVQRDRLEAARALAARYASVIVLKGTGTVIAAPDGRVAVNPTGNAALATGGTGDVLGGLIGALLGQGLPRYEAALAGVFLHGFAADALTARGKGPAGLTAGELAPMVRKLLNRLVYPLQD; encoded by the coding sequence ATGACCGATACCTCCCTGCCTTTCCTTCACGACGTTCTCGTCAAGCCGTATGACCGGCCGTTTCCGCTTCTGAGCGTCGCCGAACTGCGCGCGCTCGAAAAAAATGCCGAGGCGACGCTGCCCGCACACACGCTGATGGGCCGCGCCGGACGTGCGGGCGCGCGTTTTCTGCTCGAACGTATCGAACTCGACGGTACGACCAATCCGCACCAGCCGGTATGGCTCGTGGCCGGCCCCGGCAACAACGGCGGCGACGCGCTCGTCGTTGCGGCTGGACTGCATCGCGCCGGTATCACCGTCGAAGTTTGCATGCCCGTCGAAGTGAAGCCCGACGATGCCCGTTGGGCGCTGGCCGAAGCACGCGCGGCGGGCGTGCCGATCTCGAATGCCGTGCCGGACTCGTTCGACGATTACAGCTGGGTTGTCGACGGCATGTTCGGTATCGGGCTGGCACGGCCTCTGGACGGCGTGTTCGCGTCGATTGCCGGTCGTTTGTCCGCGCGTGCAAAGACGCGCGGCCGCGTGCTCGCGCTCGACGTGCCGAGCGGGCTGGACAGCGATACGGGCAATGTCGTCGAAGGCGGCGCCGCCGTTCGCGCGACGCACACCGTCACGTTCATTGGTGCGAAGCCGGGTCTTTACATGGCCTCGGGACGCGACCTTGCGGGCGATGTGACCGTCGCGCCCATCGGGCTCGAATGGCCTGACGAGCCGCAAGTCCGACTCAACGGGCCCGCCCTCTTCATTCCGCATTTCCCGCCGCGCGATTACTCGACGCACAAAGGCACGTTCGGCAGCATGGCCGTCGTGGGCGGCGATACAGGGATGTGCGGCGCGCCGATTCTCGCGGCGCGCGCGGCGCTGTACGCGGGCGCGGGCAAGGTCCACGTCGCGTTTCTCGGCGCGGGCAGCCCGCCCTACGACCCGCCTCATCCTGAACTGATGCTGCATCCGCTCGACGAACTGCCGCTCGCGGAGATGGACGCGCTGTCGATCGGCTGCGGAATGGGCAAGCGCGAGCGCGCTGTCAGCGTGCTGCGCGACGTGCTGCCGCTTGATGTGCCTAAGCTGCTCGACGCCGATGCGTTGAATCTCATCGCCGATCACGCCGATCTCGCCGCAGCCGTGAAGCAGCGCGGCGAGTCCGCGAACGATCCGTGCGTGCTGACGCCTCATCCGCTCGAAGCCGCGCGCCTGCTCGGCACCGACGCAAAGAGCGTGCAGCGCGACCGGCTGGAAGCGGCGCGCGCACTGGCCGCGCGTTACGCAAGCGTCATCGTGCTGAAAGGCACAGGCACGGTGATCGCGGCGCCGGACGGGCGCGTCGCCGTCAACCCGACGGGCAACGCGGCGCTCGCGACGGGCGGTACGGGCGACGTGCTCGGCGGCCTGATCGGCGCCTTGCTCGGACAAGGTCTTCCGCGCTACGAGGCAGCGCTCGCAGGCGTCTTTCTGCACGGTTTCGCCGCCGACGCGCTCACCGCACGCGGCAAAGGTCCGGCCGGCCTCACAGCGGGCGAGCTCGCGCCGATGGTGCGCAAGTTGTTGAACCGGCTCGTTTATCCGTTGCAGGATTGA
- the pgi gene encoding glucose-6-phosphate isomerase: MTLNSLPAWNSLQTHYEQIRDARLRDWFAPENDPAPTRAERFTLAGGGLAADFSKNRITDETLKLLVQLAREANVEKRRDAMFAGDIVNPTEGRAVLHTALRASNPNAPFYGKIQAERAKMAAFADKVRSGEWKGYTGKRIRYVVNIGIGGSDLGPKMVVHALHHLATPDITTHFVSNVDGADLYRVLTEIDPEETLAIIVSKTFTTLETMTNANSLRDWFVEKGCPENQLAKHFVGVSANPTEVVKFGIAQENVFEMWDWVGGRYSLWSAVGLSIMIAVGPKQFDELLAGANEMDEHFRSAPLDRNLPVLMGMIGIWYRNFFGSQSYLVAPYSEALHFLSSYLQQLEMESNGKQACLDGSFVTYDTSAVTWGEPGTNGQHAFFQMLHQGPTIVPIDFVAVLTPEHPLVSHHPKLLANCFAQSEALMLGRTREEAEKVAGPNKAELVPHIMFPGNRPTTTLLVDALTARSLGALIALYEHKVLVQGTVWNINSFDQWGVELGKILGKVVEADITSASLDEKKHDSSTSALIARARAALKR; encoded by the coding sequence ATGACTCTCAACTCGCTCCCCGCCTGGAACTCGCTGCAAACACACTACGAACAGATTCGCGATGCGCGCCTGCGCGACTGGTTTGCACCCGAGAACGATCCCGCGCCGACGCGCGCCGAACGGTTCACCCTTGCCGGCGGCGGTCTCGCGGCCGATTTCTCGAAGAACCGCATCACCGACGAAACGCTGAAGCTGCTAGTGCAACTCGCGCGCGAAGCCAACGTCGAAAAACGCCGCGACGCGATGTTCGCGGGCGACATCGTCAATCCGACGGAAGGCCGCGCGGTGCTGCATACGGCGCTGCGCGCCAGCAATCCGAATGCGCCGTTCTACGGCAAGATACAGGCCGAGCGCGCGAAGATGGCCGCGTTCGCCGACAAGGTCCGCAGCGGCGAATGGAAGGGCTATACGGGCAAGCGCATTCGCTATGTCGTGAACATCGGTATTGGCGGTTCGGACCTCGGGCCGAAGATGGTCGTGCATGCACTGCATCACCTCGCCACACCAGACATCACCACGCACTTCGTATCGAACGTCGACGGTGCGGACCTGTATCGCGTGCTGACCGAGATCGATCCGGAAGAAACGCTGGCCATCATCGTTTCGAAGACATTCACGACGCTCGAAACGATGACCAACGCCAATTCGCTGCGCGACTGGTTCGTCGAGAAAGGCTGCCCTGAAAACCAACTGGCGAAGCACTTTGTCGGCGTATCGGCGAATCCCACCGAAGTCGTCAAGTTCGGCATCGCGCAGGAAAACGTGTTCGAGATGTGGGACTGGGTTGGCGGCCGCTATTCGCTGTGGTCGGCCGTGGGCCTGTCGATCATGATCGCCGTCGGTCCGAAACAGTTCGACGAACTGCTCGCAGGCGCGAACGAGATGGACGAGCATTTCCGCAGCGCGCCGCTCGATCGCAACCTGCCCGTGCTAATGGGCATGATCGGCATCTGGTATCGCAACTTCTTCGGCTCGCAAAGCTATCTGGTCGCGCCGTATTCGGAAGCACTGCATTTCCTGTCGTCGTACCTGCAGCAGCTCGAAATGGAAAGCAACGGCAAGCAGGCGTGTCTGGACGGCTCGTTCGTCACCTACGATACATCCGCCGTCACGTGGGGCGAGCCGGGCACGAACGGCCAGCACGCGTTCTTCCAGATGCTGCACCAGGGTCCGACCATCGTCCCGATCGATTTCGTCGCCGTGCTGACACCCGAGCACCCGCTTGTTTCGCATCATCCGAAGCTGCTGGCGAACTGCTTCGCGCAAAGCGAAGCACTGATGCTCGGCCGCACGCGTGAAGAAGCCGAAAAAGTGGCCGGACCGAACAAGGCGGAACTCGTGCCTCACATCATGTTCCCGGGCAACCGTCCCACCACCACGCTGCTCGTCGATGCCCTCACCGCCCGTTCACTCGGCGCGCTGATCGCGCTGTACGAACACAAGGTGCTCGTGCAAGGCACGGTCTGGAACATCAACTCGTTCGACCAGTGGGGCGTCGAGCTGGGCAAGATCCTCGGCAAGGTCGTCGAGGCGGATATCACCAGCGCAAGCCTGGACGAGAAGAAGCACGACTCGTCGACGTCGGCATTGATCGCGCGGGCACGCGCGGCACTGAAGCGCTGA